The sequence AATGGGCCAAGGGCCCAGGCAAGAGCATCTCGATCGAGTGGCCCGTGGGCATCGGGGCCAAGGGCACCGAGGGCGTGGCCGGTCAGATCAAGCAGGTCGTCGGGGCGATCGGCTACGTTGAGCTCGCGTACGCGACCCTCAACCACCTGCCGTATGCCCTCATGAAGAACGCCGACGGCACGGCCTATCTGGCCCCGTCGCTCGAAGGCGCGACGAATGCCGCGGCCGGCACGGCGGCGAGGCTGCCCAAGTCCACGGATTTCCGGATCTCGATCGTGAACGCGCCCGGGGCCAAGTCGTACCCGATCTCCTCGTTCACCTGGATCGTGCTCTACAAGAACCAGTCGAACGCCGTGAAGGGGAAGAAGCTGCTCGACTTCCTTCGGTGGGCGATCAACAGCGGCGAGGGGATGGCCGAGTCGCTGCAGTACGCCCCGATGCCCAAGAACATGCAGACGATGGTGCTGGCGCGCCTGAACGAGGTGACGCTGAAGTAGCCGATCAGGGGTGTTACACGGCCGTTACAGAGCGGTCAGCATGTTGTGGTTCCGGACGGCGAGCCTTCACGTTCACTTAGGATGCTGCACCTAAGGCGAACGTGGAGGCTCTGCCGTTGGAACATTCCGAAGGGTCCGAGGATGTCACGATGTCTCGGGCCGCGCCGCACATGGCCGGGGCCGTCGTGGGCGACCGGATCTACCGGTGGCTGACGACGCTCGCCGCCCTCATGGTCCCGGCCCTTCTGCTGTTCATCGGGATCGAGGTATTCATCGCCGGATGGCCGGCGTTCCGCCTCGCTGGATTCTCGTTCTTCACGACGAGCCGCTGGGACCCCGTCCACAGCGTGTTCGGCGCGGCGCCGGCGATCTTCGGCACGCTCGTCTCGTCTGCCATCGCGCTGCTGATCGCCACCCCCCTCGCGGTCGGGGCCGCGGTCTTCCTGGCCGAACTCGCGCCGCGGTGGCTGCGCCAGCCGATGTCGTTCCTCGTCGACCTGCTCGCCGCGATCCCGAGCGTGGTGTACGGGCTGTGGGGGATCTTCGTGCTCGCGCCGATGATGCGGCAACACATCGCGCCGTTCATCAAAGAGACCCTTCATCTGGGGAACCTCCCGATCTTCAGCGGACCGGTATACGGGCCCGGCATGCTGACGGCGGGCATCATTCTCGCCATCATGGTCCTGCCGTACATCTCCGCGGTCACGCGGGAGGTCCTGATGGCCGTGCCGCGCTCGCAGCGCGAGGCGGCGCTGGCCCTCGGCGCCACGAAATGGGAGATGATCCGCGATGCGGTGATTCCGGGCGCGCGCTCCGGGATCGTGGGCGGGATCGTCCTCGGGCTGGGGCGCGCGCTGGGCGAGACGATGGCGGTCACGATGGTAATCGGGAATACTCCGAAGATCTCGGCGTCGGTGTTCGCCACCGGCTACACCATGGCATCCATCATCGCCAATGAATTCAACGAGGCCGTGAGCAATGAGCACGCCTCGGCCCTGATGGCCGTGGGCGCGTCGCTGATGGTCATCACCTTGGTGGTCAACATCATCGCCCGGTGGCTGGTGGCCCGCGTGGGGGCGCGCGCCGCATGATTCGCCGAAAGATCGCCAACGTGGTGATGCTCGCGCTGATGTGGCTGGCAGCGGCGCTGGTGCTGCTGCCCCTGGTGCTGATCCTCGGACGCCTCATCGTCCAGGGCGCATCTTCCCTCAACGGCGACTTCTTCACCAAGATGCCCCTCCCACCGGGGAGCACCGGCGGCGGAATGGCGAATAGCATCGCCGGCACGCTGGTGCTCCTGCTCATCGCGTCCGTCGCCGGCCTGCCCGTGGGAGTCGGCGCCGGGATCTATCTCGCCGAGCACCGCTCGGCCAAGACCGCCAGCGTCGTGCGGTTTCTGGCCGACGTGCTGAATGGCGTGCCGTCGATCGTGGTGGGCATCTTCGCGTGGGAGATTCTCGTCAAGCCGCTGCACCACTTCTCCGCGCTGTCCGGCGGGATCGCGCTCGGAGCGATGATGATCCCGCTCACGGCGCGGACCACGGAGGAGATGATCCGCACGGTCCCGAATTCGCTGCGCGAGGCGGCGCTCGCGCTCGGCTACACGAATTGGCGGACCTCGCTGTCCATCGTCACGCGGACCGCGCTGCCCGGCATCGTCACCGGCGCTCTCGTTGCGTTGGCGCGCGTAGCCGGTGAGACGGCCCCGCTCCTGTTCACCGCGCTCGGAAATAATTTCTGGTCGCTCCGCTTGTCGCAGCCGATCGACGCGCTGCCCCTGCGGCTGTTCCTCTACGCCACCAGCCCGTACGACGACTGGAACCGCCAGGCATGGGCCGGCGCTCTGGTGCTGATCGCGCTCGTACTCATCATCGGCATCGCGGCGCGCTACGCGGCGCGTCCGAGATTCGGAAAGGCGGTGGACTAGATGACGGCTCCGACGCCATTCCAGACGCCGATGCCTCTTCCGGCACCCTCCCAGTTGCCCACGTCGCGGCCGATCGCCACGACGGTGCGCGCTCCGCAGCCGATGGAGGAGCCGGGCAAGGTCCTGCTCGACATTTCGGGGCTGAATGCCTACTTCGGGGCGCTGCATGCCGTGCGCAACGTGACGCTCGGGTTCCGGGAGCGCGAAGTCACGGCGATCATCGGCCCGTCGGGGTGCGGCAAGTCCACCTTGCTGCGTTGCCTGAATCGGATGCACGAGACGGTACCTCTTGCGCGGGTCACCGGCCGCATCGAATTCCACGGCCAGGACCTGTACGCCCCCGAAGTGAATCCGATCGAGGTGCGGCGCCACATCGGCATGGTGTTCCAGCGCCCCACCCCGTTCCCCACGCTCAGCATCCGCGACAACGTATCGGCCGGACTGCGCACGGTGAGCCGCGGCCGGCGGCCGCCCAAGGCGGAAGTCGAACGTATCGTGGAGCAGGCCCTGCGCGCCGCCGCCCTGTGGGACGAGGTGAAGGACCGGCTCGACACGAGCGCCGTGGGCATTTCCGGCGGACAACAACAGCGGCTGTGCATCGCCCGCGCCCTGGCCACATCGCCATCGGTGCTCCTCCTCGACGAGCCCACCGCCTCGCTCGACCCTCTCAGCACGCAGAAGATCGAGGAACTGGTATACGCCCTCCGCACGAAGGTCACCGTCATCATCGTGACCCACAACATGCAGCAGGCGGCCCGGGTGTCCGACCGTACGGCGTTCATGCTCGACGGCGAACTGGTGGAAGTGGCGCCCACGGACAAGCTGTTCACGACGCCCTCCGATCCGCGCACGGAAGCCTACGTCACCGGACGGTTCGGATGACCGGAGAGATCCAGGCCGAGCAGTTCTCCTTCTGGTACGGGGAGACGCAGGCACTCAAGAATGTCACGATCAGCGTGCCGGCGGGACAGATCACGGCACTCATCGGGCCGTCGGGGTGCGGCAAGTCGACGTTTCTGCGCTCGATCAACCGGCTGCAGGAAATCATCCCGGGTACGCGACACGAAGGCGAGCTCCGCCTGGACGGGACCGAGATTCACTCCCCCGGGGTGGACGTCGTCGCGCTGCGCCGGCGGGTGGGCATGGTGTTCCAGCGGTGGAACCCGTTTCCCCGAACGATCTACGGGAACGTGGCCTACGGCCCGCGCATCAACGGCGCCCGCGATACGTCCAAGCTCGACGAGATCGTTGAGACGTCGCTCCGCCGAGCCGCGCTCTGGGACGAGGTCAAGGACCGGCTGCGCCAGAGCGCCCTCGGGCTTTCCGGTGGCCAGCAGCAGCGGCTGTGCATCGCCCGCGCCCTGGCCAACCAGCCGGAGGTCCTGCTGCTCGACGAGCCGGCCAGCGCGCTCGATCCCCTCTCGACGCAGAAGATCGAAGAACTGTTGTTCGAACTGCGGGGATCGTTGACCGTCGTCATCGTCACGCATAATCTGCAACAGGCAGCACGCGCTTCGGACCACACGGCCTTTTTCTTTCTCGGCGAGCTGATCGAGGTCGCGCCGACGCAAACCATTTTCACGGCGCCTTCGGACGAACGGACCGAAGCATACATCACGGGGAGGTTCGGATGAGCCCAGCCGACGCATCCGGCACGTATCGCCACTTTCACGAACAGCTCGCCGAACTCACCCAGCGGTTGCTCGACATGTCCGACCGCGCCACGTCGCTCATCGACCTCGCGGTGGACGGCCTGCTCTCGCGGGACCCGAGCGCCGCCGAAGCGGTGCTGGCTGGAGACCGTGAATTGGACGCGATGGAACTCGAGATCGAGGATCGCGCCGTAGGGCTGCTCGCCCTGCAGCAGCCGATGGCCCGCGACCTGCGGTTCCTCGTGAGCGCGATCAAGGTCTCGAGCGACCTCGAGCGGGTGGGCGACCACGCCGTGAACATCGCCCAGAGCACGCTCCGGCTGGCCGCGATGCGCACGCGCATCACGCCGGACCCCGAGATCGCCGACATGGCGCGCCGGGCTCGCCGCATGCTCGGCGACGCGCTCACCGCCTTCGTGCGTGCCGACGGCGCGCTGGGCCGCGCGGTCTGCCAGGCCGACGACGCCGTGGACTCGCTCCACGACTCGATGTTCCGCATCCTGCTCACGCACATGATGGCCGATCCGCACACCATCAACGCGTCACTCGAGTTGCTGCTCGTGAGCCGCAACCTGGAGCGCGTGGCCGACCTGGCCACCAACATCGGCGAGGACGCCGTGTTCCTGGCCGAGGGCAAGCAGATCAAGCACCACGCGGAGAGGCGGACGGACGGAGGCTGGGGTCCGCCCGCGGAACGCAAGGCGAATGCGCCGGGGCCCGCAGCCGCGCCCCCCGACCAGTCAGACTCG comes from Gemmatimonadaceae bacterium and encodes:
- the pstB gene encoding phosphate ABC transporter ATP-binding protein PstB, which encodes MTGEIQAEQFSFWYGETQALKNVTISVPAGQITALIGPSGCGKSTFLRSINRLQEIIPGTRHEGELRLDGTEIHSPGVDVVALRRRVGMVFQRWNPFPRTIYGNVAYGPRINGARDTSKLDEIVETSLRRAALWDEVKDRLRQSALGLSGGQQQRLCIARALANQPEVLLLDEPASALDPLSTQKIEELLFELRGSLTVVIVTHNLQQAARASDHTAFFFLGELIEVAPTQTIFTAPSDERTEAYITGRFG
- the phoU gene encoding phosphate signaling complex protein PhoU; translation: MSPADASGTYRHFHEQLAELTQRLLDMSDRATSLIDLAVDGLLSRDPSAAEAVLAGDRELDAMELEIEDRAVGLLALQQPMARDLRFLVSAIKVSSDLERVGDHAVNIAQSTLRLAAMRTRITPDPEIADMARRARRMLGDALTAFVRADGALGRAVCQADDAVDSLHDSMFRILLTHMMADPHTINASLELLLVSRNLERVADLATNIGEDAVFLAEGKQIKHHAERRTDGGWGPPAERKANAPGPAAAPPDQSDSGATPDSTGN
- the pstC gene encoding phosphate ABC transporter permease subunit PstC; translation: MSRAAPHMAGAVVGDRIYRWLTTLAALMVPALLLFIGIEVFIAGWPAFRLAGFSFFTTSRWDPVHSVFGAAPAIFGTLVSSAIALLIATPLAVGAAVFLAELAPRWLRQPMSFLVDLLAAIPSVVYGLWGIFVLAPMMRQHIAPFIKETLHLGNLPIFSGPVYGPGMLTAGIILAIMVLPYISAVTREVLMAVPRSQREAALALGATKWEMIRDAVIPGARSGIVGGIVLGLGRALGETMAVTMVIGNTPKISASVFATGYTMASIIANEFNEAVSNEHASALMAVGASLMVITLVVNIIARWLVARVGARAA
- the pstA gene encoding phosphate ABC transporter permease PstA produces the protein MIRRKIANVVMLALMWLAAALVLLPLVLILGRLIVQGASSLNGDFFTKMPLPPGSTGGGMANSIAGTLVLLLIASVAGLPVGVGAGIYLAEHRSAKTASVVRFLADVLNGVPSIVVGIFAWEILVKPLHHFSALSGGIALGAMMIPLTARTTEEMIRTVPNSLREAALALGYTNWRTSLSIVTRTALPGIVTGALVALARVAGETAPLLFTALGNNFWSLRLSQPIDALPLRLFLYATSPYDDWNRQAWAGALVLIALVLIIGIAARYAARPRFGKAVD
- the pstB gene encoding phosphate ABC transporter ATP-binding protein PstB, whose translation is MPLPAPSQLPTSRPIATTVRAPQPMEEPGKVLLDISGLNAYFGALHAVRNVTLGFREREVTAIIGPSGCGKSTLLRCLNRMHETVPLARVTGRIEFHGQDLYAPEVNPIEVRRHIGMVFQRPTPFPTLSIRDNVSAGLRTVSRGRRPPKAEVERIVEQALRAAALWDEVKDRLDTSAVGISGGQQQRLCIARALATSPSVLLLDEPTASLDPLSTQKIEELVYALRTKVTVIIVTHNMQQAARVSDRTAFMLDGELVEVAPTDKLFTTPSDPRTEAYVTGRFG